Proteins encoded in a region of the Microtus ochrogaster isolate Prairie Vole_2 unplaced genomic scaffold, MicOch1.0 UNK2275, whole genome shotgun sequence genome:
- the LOC101993322 gene encoding vomeronasal type-1 receptor 4-like gives MFLRFIKQIVFLFMTVFGTLGNISVSVNYIFIWCRGLEQKPIHLILIHLAFTNIIMLFAKGLPKTMAAFGLRNFLDDIECKIIIYLQRVSRGVSICTSSLLTVVQAIIISPRASGWRRLRPQSAWHILPFFSFFWILNALIGMNLIHFITSISQNISELNNGDDYCYFMLESQKIKWIVLPLMVLRDAVFQGAMGAASGYMVHLLHKHHQHVLYLQNSKLLYRTPPELRAAQSVLLLMLCFVFFYWIDCAFSLFLSLSLGKIPLMGNIQEFLTLGYATFSPVVLIHREGLLPECWHAQWEKLRKYLFYFSIK, from the coding sequence atgtttttgagatttattaAGCAAATAGTTTTCCTCTTCATGACTGTGTTTGGCACTCTGGggaacatttctgtttctgtgaattataTATTCATTTGGTGCAGAGGGCTTGAGCAGAAACCCATACATCTTATTCTCATCCACTTGGCTTTTACAAACATCATAATGCTCTTTGCAAAAGGATTGCCAAAGACAATGGCAGCTTTTGGTTTGAGAAACTTCCTAGATGATATAGAATGTAAGATCATCATTTACCTGCAGAGGGTTTCCCGTGGGGTCTCCATCTGCACCAGCAGTCTCCTCACTGTGGTCCAGGCCATCATCATCAGTCCCAGAGCATCTGGGTGGAGGAGGCTCAGACCACAGTCTGCATGGCacatccttccattcttttcattcttttggataCTCAACGCTTTAATAGGTATGAACCTAATCCATTTCATCACAAGTATAAGCCAGAATATATCAGAGCTTAACAATGGTGACGACTATTGTTATTTTATGCtagaaagtcagaaaataaagtggaTTGTTCTCCCTCTCATGGTCCTGAGAGATGCTGTGTTTCAGGGAGCCATGGGAGCtgccagtggctacatggtacATCTTCTCCACAAGCACCACCAGCATGTCCTCTACCTTCAAAACTCCAAGCTTCTCTACAGAACTCCccctgagctgagagctgctcaGAGTGTCCTCCTTctgatgctctgttttgttttcttctattggattgactgtgctttttctctatttttaagtcTCTCTTTAGGAAAGATACCTTTGATGGGAAATATTCAAGAATTTTTAACCCTTGGTTATGCAACTTTTAGCCCTGTTGTGTTGATTCACAGGGAAGGACTTCTGCCTGAGTGTTGGCATGCTCAATGGGAAAAATTGAGAAagtatctcttttatttttccattaaataa